A single window of Streptomyces sp. NBC_00464 DNA harbors:
- a CDS encoding ParA family protein has protein sequence MAGSAHCEPEVEESESLRSDANIAGPMTDPVPGPRTESAGDGVSRETPPPMDDTPIGRAAQLAVEALGRAGEGLPRPDQTRVMVVANQKGGVGKTTSTVNLAASLALHGARVLVVDLDPQGNASTALGIDHHAEVPSIYDVLVESKPLSDVVQPVPDVEGLFCAPATIDLAGAEIELVSLVARESRLQRAIQAYEQPLDYILIDCPPSLGLLTVNALVAGAEVLIPIQCEYYALEGLGQLLRNVDLVRGHLNPDLHVSTILLTMYDGRTRLASQVAEEVRSHFGKEVLRTSIPRSVRISEAPSYGQTVLTYDPGSSGSLSYLEAAREIALRGAGVQYEAQHAHTGSRNSQQNSSEGIQ, from the coding sequence ATGGCAGGCTCTGCTCATTGCGAGCCTGAAGTCGAGGAGAGTGAATCCTTGCGGTCCGACGCCAACATCGCGGGACCGATGACCGATCCGGTCCCCGGTCCCCGAACCGAATCGGCGGGGGACGGTGTTTCACGTGAAACACCGCCGCCGATGGATGACACACCTATCGGCCGTGCGGCCCAGCTGGCGGTGGAGGCCCTCGGCCGTGCCGGCGAGGGTCTGCCGCGGCCTGACCAGACGCGGGTCATGGTGGTGGCCAACCAGAAGGGCGGGGTGGGTAAGACCACCTCGACGGTCAACCTTGCCGCGTCGCTTGCACTTCACGGTGCACGTGTTCTGGTGGTCGACCTCGATCCGCAGGGGAACGCCTCTACGGCTCTGGGTATCGACCACCATGCCGAGGTTCCCTCAATCTATGACGTCCTGGTGGAGAGCAAACCGCTCTCCGACGTGGTTCAGCCCGTGCCGGACGTCGAAGGTCTCTTCTGCGCCCCGGCGACCATCGATCTCGCCGGTGCGGAGATCGAGCTGGTGTCGCTGGTGGCGCGGGAGAGTCGACTACAGCGGGCGATTCAGGCGTACGAGCAGCCGCTCGATTACATCCTGATCGACTGCCCGCCCTCGCTCGGCCTGCTGACGGTCAACGCCCTGGTGGCCGGTGCGGAGGTGCTGATCCCCATTCAGTGCGAGTACTACGCGCTGGAAGGGTTGGGGCAGTTGCTGCGCAACGTCGACCTGGTGCGGGGGCATCTCAACCCCGATCTCCATGTGTCGACGATCCTGCTCACCATGTACGACGGCCGGACCAGGCTCGCTTCACAGGTCGCGGAGGAGGTGCGCAGCCACTTCGGCAAGGAGGTGCTGCGGACCAGCATTCCTCGTTCGGTGCGGATCTCCGAGGCGCCGAGCTACGGGCAGACCGTGCTGACCTATGACCCGGGTTCGAGCGGGTCCCTGTCCTACCTCGAAGCAGCTCGTGAGATCGCGCTGCGCGGGGCCGGAGTGCAGTACGAGGCCCAGCATGCCCACACGGGCAGTCGGAACAGCCAGCAGAATTCTTCGGAGGGGATCCAGTGA
- the rpmH gene encoding 50S ribosomal protein L34: protein MSKRTFQPNNRRRAKTHGFRLRMRTRAGRAILASRRGKGRASLSA, encoded by the coding sequence GTGAGCAAGCGCACCTTCCAGCCGAACAACCGTCGTCGCGCGAAGACCCACGGCTTCCGTCTGCGTATGCGGACCCGTGCCGGCCGCGCGATTCTCGCGTCCCGCCGTGGCAAGGGCCGCGCCAGCCTGTCCGCCTGA
- the yidC gene encoding membrane protein insertase YidC — MDTIASLFSFITWPVSWVIVQFHKLYGAIFGPDTGWAWGLSIVSLVVLIRICLIPLFVKQIKSTRNMQVLQPKMKAIQERYKSDKQRQSEEMMKLYKETGTNPLSSCLPIIAQSPFFFALYHVLSAIASNKKIGVIDQSLLDSARQAHIFGAPLAAKFMDSADKVEALGASLVDVRVVTAVMIVMMSASQFFTQRQLMTKNVDLTVKTPYMQQQKMLMYIFPLIFAVMGINFPVGVLVYWLTTNVWTMGQQMYVINQNPTPGSKAQEQYLGRLLKSVTAHGEVRGRTRRNTVKRIAVKGPDRNDIERKFVTGLAKLGLAPQEDGSVAKSETAVAEAEGGTAQRRQQPKRQTKAKRQTAASHPAGAKDADSSESESDSESKTSLQKSAPQDDKSKPAGKPASGSSRQAKSGQRKGPQRPKHPSKK, encoded by the coding sequence GTGGACACGATTGCCAGTCTGTTCAGCTTCATCACGTGGCCCGTTTCCTGGGTCATCGTCCAGTTCCACAAGTTGTACGGGGCGATCTTCGGCCCTGACACGGGATGGGCCTGGGGTCTTTCCATCGTGTCCCTCGTGGTGCTGATCCGTATCTGTCTGATCCCGCTGTTCGTCAAGCAGATCAAGTCGACGCGGAACATGCAGGTGCTCCAGCCGAAGATGAAGGCGATCCAGGAGCGCTACAAGAGCGACAAGCAGCGTCAGTCCGAAGAGATGATGAAGCTGTACAAGGAGACGGGTACCAACCCGCTCTCCTCGTGCCTTCCGATCATCGCGCAGTCGCCGTTCTTCTTCGCTCTGTACCACGTGCTCTCGGCCATCGCGTCGAACAAGAAGATCGGTGTCATCGACCAGTCGCTGCTGGACAGCGCGCGTCAGGCACACATCTTCGGTGCTCCGCTCGCCGCGAAGTTCATGGACAGCGCGGACAAGGTCGAGGCGCTGGGCGCCTCGCTCGTGGACGTCCGGGTCGTCACCGCGGTCATGATCGTGATGATGTCGGCCTCGCAGTTCTTCACCCAGCGCCAGCTGATGACGAAGAACGTCGACCTGACGGTCAAGACGCCGTACATGCAGCAGCAGAAGATGCTCATGTACATCTTCCCGCTGATCTTCGCCGTCATGGGTATCAACTTCCCCGTCGGTGTCCTCGTCTACTGGCTGACCACCAACGTCTGGACCATGGGTCAGCAGATGTACGTGATCAACCAGAACCCGACCCCGGGCAGCAAGGCGCAGGAGCAGTACCTCGGCCGTCTCCTGAAGAGCGTCACCGCGCACGGTGAGGTGCGGGGACGGACCAGGCGCAACACGGTCAAGCGGATCGCGGTCAAGGGTCCGGACCGCAATGACATCGAGCGGAAGTTCGTCACGGGGCTGGCCAAGCTCGGCCTGGCCCCGCAGGAGGACGGCTCGGTGGCCAAGAGTGAGACCGCCGTGGCCGAGGCCGAGGGCGGAACCGCACAGCGGCGCCAGCAGCCCAAGCGTCAGACGAAGGCGAAGCGCCAGACCGCCGCAAGCCACCCGGCCGGGGCCAAGGACGCTGATTCCAGCGAGTCCGAGTCCGACTCCGAGTCCAAGACCTCCCTGCAGAAGAGTGCACCGCAGGACGACAAGTCCAAGCCGGCGGGCAAGCCCGCGTCCGGCTCCTCACGCCAAGCCAAGTCCGGACAGCGCAAGGGCCCGCAGCGGCCCAAGCACCCGTCCAAGAAGTAA
- the rsmG gene encoding 16S rRNA (guanine(527)-N(7))-methyltransferase RsmG yields the protein MRYGRTVPVTEEVALPQAPDEAREVFGECFPEAVRYAELLADAGVKRGLIGPREVPRLWERHLLNCAVLSEVVPEGVTVCDVGSGAGLPGIPLALVRPDLKITLLEPLLRRTNFLQEVVELLGLDHVTVVRGRAEEVLGTLQPVHVVTARAVAPLDRLAGWGVPLLRPYGEMLALKGDTAEEEINGARAALSKLGVVETEVLHVGEGVVDPMSTVVRVVVGESPGGVRFAAKRAKAARVSRTRRRR from the coding sequence ATGCGGTATGGAAGGACGGTTCCCGTGACGGAGGAAGTAGCGCTTCCCCAGGCGCCCGACGAGGCCCGGGAGGTGTTCGGTGAGTGCTTTCCCGAGGCCGTCCGGTACGCGGAACTGCTGGCCGATGCGGGGGTCAAGCGAGGGCTGATCGGTCCGCGCGAGGTCCCGCGTCTGTGGGAGAGGCATCTGCTGAACTGCGCGGTGCTCTCCGAGGTCGTTCCCGAGGGCGTCACGGTCTGCGATGTGGGTTCGGGTGCCGGCCTTCCGGGGATTCCGCTGGCGCTGGTACGCCCGGATCTCAAGATCACCCTGCTTGAGCCGCTGCTGCGGCGGACGAACTTCCTCCAGGAGGTTGTCGAGCTCCTGGGACTGGATCATGTGACGGTCGTCCGCGGCCGGGCCGAGGAGGTCCTGGGCACGCTCCAGCCGGTGCATGTGGTGACGGCTCGAGCGGTGGCTCCTCTGGATCGCCTGGCGGGCTGGGGAGTGCCCCTGCTTCGCCCGTACGGGGAGATGCTGGCCCTCAAGGGCGATACCGCCGAGGAGGAGATCAACGGCGCGCGAGCGGCCCTCAGCAAGCTCGGGGTCGTGGAGACCGAGGTGCTCCACGTGGGCGAAGGTGTCGTCGATCCGATGTCCACCGTGGTGCGCGTGGTGGTGGGTGAGAGCCCCGGCGGTGTGAGGTTCGCCGCAAAGCGAGCCAAGGCCGCGAGGGTCAGTCGGACACGTCGTCGTCGCTGA
- a CDS encoding Jag family protein — translation MTEGTTSTAAEGSDTLTRLEQEGEIAADYLEGLLDIADLDGDIDMDVEADRAAVSIISDSARELQKLVGRDGEVLEALQELTRLAVHRETGDRSRLMLDIGGFRAKKRTELAELGAKAADEVKNTGEPVKLDPMTPFERKVVHDAVAAAGLRSESEGEEPQRFVVVLPA, via the coding sequence GTGACGGAAGGCACCACCTCCACGGCCGCTGAGGGCAGCGACACCTTGACCCGTCTCGAGCAGGAAGGGGAGATCGCAGCGGACTACCTTGAGGGCCTGCTCGACATCGCCGACCTGGACGGCGACATCGACATGGACGTCGAGGCGGACCGGGCCGCGGTCTCGATCATCAGCGATTCGGCACGTGAACTGCAGAAGCTCGTGGGTCGCGACGGTGAGGTGCTGGAGGCACTTCAGGAGCTCACACGGCTGGCCGTGCACCGGGAAACCGGTGACCGGAGCCGTCTGATGCTGGACATCGGCGGTTTCCGGGCCAAGAAGCGCACGGAGCTTGCCGAGCTGGGTGCCAAGGCCGCGGACGAGGTCAAGAACACCGGTGAGCCGGTGAAGCTGGACCCGATGACGCCGTTCGAACGCAAGGTCGTGCACGACGCGGTTGCGGCCGCAGGTCTGCGCAGCGAGTCGGAGGGCGAGGAGCCGCAGCGCTTCGTCGTCGTCCTTCCGGCCTGA
- the rnpA gene encoding ribonuclease P protein component, producing MLPTENRLRRREDFATAVRRGRRAGRPLLVVHLRSGATDPHVTGETAPPPRAGFVVSKAVGGAVVRTAVKRRLRHLVRERLALLPPGSLVVVRALPGSGDADHEQLARDLDAALQRLLGGGAR from the coding sequence GTGCTGCCTACCGAGAATCGGCTGAGGCGGCGCGAGGACTTCGCGACCGCGGTACGACGAGGACGCAGGGCCGGCCGCCCTCTACTCGTCGTTCATCTACGCAGCGGTGCAACGGACCCGCACGTGACTGGGGAGACTGCTCCCCCGCCGCGTGCGGGTTTCGTTGTCAGCAAAGCAGTGGGTGGCGCGGTCGTCCGCACAGCGGTGAAGCGAAGGCTTCGCCATCTGGTCCGAGAACGGCTTGCCCTGCTGCCCCCCGGTAGCCTGGTTGTCGTACGCGCGTTGCCCGGTTCGGGTGACGCCGACCATGAACAGCTGGCCCGAGACCTGGACGCCGCGCTTCAGCGGCTGCTGGGAGGGGGCGCGCGATGA
- the yidD gene encoding membrane protein insertion efficiency factor YidD produces MKYPLLALIKLYQWTISPLLGPVCRYYPSCSHYGYTAIDRHGAIKGTALTAWRILRCNPWSPGGVDHVPPRKRPRWHELLRSAVRGGKGGDSAADVPPGRSATDLPSSAAETSPNAQGA; encoded by the coding sequence ATGAAGTACCCGCTGCTGGCTCTCATCAAGCTGTACCAGTGGACGATCAGCCCACTTCTCGGGCCTGTCTGCCGTTACTACCCGTCGTGTTCCCACTATGGATATACGGCGATCGACCGGCACGGAGCGATCAAGGGAACAGCGCTGACGGCCTGGCGCATCCTGCGATGCAATCCGTGGTCACCCGGCGGCGTGGATCACGTTCCACCACGCAAACGTCCGCGTTGGCACGAGCTGCTGCGTAGTGCCGTACGCGGTGGCAAGGGCGGGGACTCCGCCGCTGATGTGCCTCCCGGGAGGTCGGCCACCGATCTCCCGAGCTCGGCCGCAGAGACTTCGCCCAATGCTCAAGGAGCCTGA